One Amaranthus tricolor cultivar Red isolate AtriRed21 chromosome 10, ASM2621246v1, whole genome shotgun sequence genomic window carries:
- the LOC130825786 gene encoding uncharacterized protein LOC130825786 isoform X2 yields the protein MTVLACQESSNFMRMPSKSLTYKSYEDTLREMEAFLDGKTDNAQSTNEVYADITEPMNSSAIRLPDSEDADATENSSSFGDTASRSENVSGTSDAEVESEFRVDNGLASTLDSYGSVFPVRRKKLTTHWRSFIQPLMWRCKWTELKIKELDSQALKYTRELEANEQGKMSEQHQHTSDFSSKSFAYFNHSGKRKFMKRRKRKLVENVADISSYMSHHQLFSYLENKHFEYDAASAIGGDVNIDLCSKNDDFGTNDDLFKDGEDSFEAILQKIENAQSNVQRLRTRLETVMLKNGVKFSSSENLNLLAPYDAQTSAAQSPAFSAGNGESMSFGPIFVQENLDDLEFNTLLSDGSEIPDIIESTVGLHPATDVTLHQPQRLESGENNIDYPHLQNKGIDQPIDEHPKLEKKDQSISSLGARPDLVTGHTLVQDKASLKSRLTSDVPYTLYRRKRGERKARPVGWNMRSSGDPDSS from the exons ATGACTGTTCTAGCATGCCAGGAGTCTAGCAATTTCATGAGGATGCCGAGTAAAAGCTTAACTTATAAGAGCTATGAGGACACTCTCAGAGAAATGGAAGCTTTCTTGGATGGAAAGACCGATAATGCACAAAGTACAAATGAGGTTTATGCCGATATAACTGAACCCATGAATTCGAGTGCCATCAGGCTGCCTGATTCTGAAGATGCAGATGCAACCGAGAATTCCAGCTCATTTGGTGATACTGCTTCGAGAAGTGAGAATGTTTCTGGAACTAGTGATGCTGAAGTGGAGTCTGAATTTCGTGTGGACAATGGTTTGGCATCTACCTTGGACAGTTATGGTAGTGTTTTTCCAGTGAG GAGAAAGAAACTGACAACTCATTGGAGGAGTTTCATACAGCCGCTTATGTGGAGGTGCAAATGGACAGAATTAAAGATAAAGGAGTTGGATTCACAAGCATTGAAATATACTCGTGAGCTTGAAGCAAATGAACAAGGTAAAATGTCTGAACAACATCAGCATACATCAGACTTTAGTTCGAAATCTTTTGCATATTTCAACCACTCAGGCAAGAGGAAGTTCATGAAAAGACGAAAACGGAAACTTGTGGAGAATGTGGCTGATATATCATCTTATATGTCTCACCACCAACTTTTCTCCTATTTAG AAAATAAGCATTTTGAATATGATGCCGCTTCAGCCATAGGTGGTGATGTTAATATAG ATTTATGTTCTAAGAACGATGATTTTGGCACGAATGATGATTTGTTTAAAGATGGTGAAGATTCCTTTGAGGCgattcttcaaaaaattgaaaatgcgCAATCTAATGTTCAGAGGCTTAGAACCCGACTTGAAACAGTGATGTTAAAAAACGGTGTGAAGTTCTCCTCCTCAGAAAATCTTAATCTCCTTGCACCTTACGATGCTCAGACAAGTGCCGCCCAGAGCCCTGCTTTCTCAGCAGGTAATGGGGAGAGTATGTCTTTCGGTCCCATTTTTGTTCAAGAAAACTTGGACGACTTGGAATTTAACACTCTGCTATCCGATGGTTCTGAGATTCCCGACATAATAGAAAGTACAGTCGGATTACATCCCGCTACAGATGTTACTCTGCACCAACCACAGAGATTAGAATCTGGTGAAAAT AATATAGATTATCCACATCTACAAAACAAGGGTATTGACCAGCCAATTGATGAGCATCCTAAGCTGGAAAAGAAAGATCAGAGTATATCAAGTCTAGGAGCCAGACCTGATTTAGTGACTGGACATACCCTGGTTCAGGACAAAGCATCGTTAAAGTCTCGTTTGACTTCCGATGTTCCATACACTTTATATAGACGAAAGCGAGGTGAGAGGAAGGCTAGACCCGTTGGTTGGAATATGAGGTCTTCAGGTGACCCAGATAGCAGTTGA
- the LOC130824767 gene encoding uncharacterized protein LOC130824767: MLARNLTAAFSEQLRAVMNNNNPAPQQVLEDMADQIKNLRERIEPPNETPKSHESQDGNSGMSRSSKRNKRRRERPRTHASLSRSDPRDRESKTASQDARTYLESKKQKASESLQSLVDKRREERRKSQLTGSSHSASPVFMPRHEVSLGRLPEDSMPISSPLASEVLNTPNPAKIKIPNMTAFDGTSCPEEHLMAYKNLMLLYTTNSALWCKFFPTTLTGVALTWYTSLPGGSIHNFAQLEGKFLGHFVASRRQEKSNFHLLSITQLEGESISSYLKKFHEAVLEVTDLEESAHDPKKRKLEKRDPASSHQSSRNREECASRDRSYRPRRQEPPSDMGPPRSRHVYVTKGESRTRNLLDGDNDPMFNRNRKEIFFAIRDELPTPPPTTTPSDRRNYNLWCDYHKEHGRTLVQCRELKCILHQLADEGELSRFINRKDYGTRGDAERRPWNQKRNEARHEISNTQGTINMIFSGYTEEYPTIRAAKDSVHTMFEGPPKTTSSGPIMRFDATTSQPLQQPHTDPLVVTIKIG, from the exons atgctagcacgaaacctcactgctgCGTTTTCCGAACAGCTCCGCGCCGTCATGAATAACAATAATCCTGCTCCGCAACAAGTATTGGAGGATATGgcggatcaaataaaaaatctgcGGGAACGAATCGAGCCCCCTAACGAGACACCCAAATCCCACGAATCTCAGGATGGGAACTCGGGGATGTCACGTTCcagcaagagaaacaaaaggCGACGGGAGAGACCAAGGACTCACGCAAGCCTCAGCAGAAGTGATCCTAGAGACAGAGAGTCTAAAACCGCCTCTCAAGATGCCCGTACTTATTTAGAAAGCAAGAAACAGAAGGCGTCCGAAAGTTTGCAATCCCTGGTTGAcaaaaggagggaagaaaggaGAAAGTCTCAACTCACGGGATCTAGCCATTCCGCTAGCCCCGTATTCATGCCGCGGCATGAAGTTAGCCTGGGTAGGCTTCCCGAAGACTCCATGCCAATTAGCTCCCCGCTGGCCTCGGAGGTGCTGAATACTCCCAATCCAGCAAAGATAAAGATTCCAAACATGACAGCCTTTGACGGGACGTCTTGCCCGGAGGAGCACTTGATGGCATACAAAAACTTGATGCTGCTATACACCACTAACTCCGCATTGTGGTGTAAATTTTTCCCAACTACTCTTACTGGAGTAGCTCTTacgtggtacacctcccttccagGAGGAAGCATCCACAACTTCGCGCAATTGGAAGGCAAGTTCCTAGGTCATTTTGTAGCATCAAGAAGACAagaaaaatcaaacttccatttgCTCAGCATCACACAATTAGAAGGAGAATCCATATCATCATACCTGAAGAAATTTCATGAGGCGGTGTTGGAAGTGACTGATTTAGAGGAATCA gcacatgacccGAAAAAACGAAAGTTAGAGAAAAGAGATCCAGCATCCTCCCATCAATCCTCACGAAATAGGGAGGAATGTGCGTCAAGAGACCGGAGTTACAGGCCGCGTCGTCAAGAACCCCCATCAGACATGGGACCCCCACGGTCCAGACATGTGTATGTCACGAAAGGGGAATCCAGGACACGGAATTTGCTAGATGGAGATAACGATCCGATGTTCAACCGAAACAGGAAGGAAATATTCTTCGCCATCCGGGATGAGTTAccaactccacctcctactACCACCCCCTCCGATCGACGCAACTACAAtttgtggtgtgattaccacaaagaacaCGGCCGCACTTTGGTCCAATGTCGCGAACTCAAGTGTATCCTACATCAGCTAGCTGACGAGGGGGAGCTATCAAGGTTCATCAATCGAAAAGACTATGGCACGAGAGGCGACGCGGAAAGAAGGCCTTGGAACCAGAAAAGAAACGAGGCTAGGCACGAAATTTCCAACACACAAGGAACCATCAATATGATTTTCAGCGGCTACACCGAGGAATATCCTACAATCCGCGCCGCGAAAGACAGCGTCCATACTATGTTCGAAGGACCCCCAAAAACCACCTCAAGTGGGCCGATCATGAGATTTGATGCCACTACTTCCCAACCGTTGCAACAACCACACACTGATCCTTTAGTGGTTACCATCAAGATTGGGTAA
- the LOC130825786 gene encoding uncharacterized protein LOC130825786 isoform X1, whose translation MTVLACQESSNFMRMPSKSLTYKSYEDTLREMEAFLDGKTDNAQSTNEVYADITEPMNSSAIRLPDSEDADATENSSSFGDTASRSENVSGTSDAEVESEFRVDNGLASTLDSYGSVFPVRRKKLTTHWRSFIQPLMWRCKWTELKIKELDSQALKYTRELEANEQGKMSEQHQHTSDFSSKSFAYFNHSGKRKFMKRRKRKLVENVADISSYMSHHQLFSYLENKHFEYDAASAIGGDVNIDLCSKNDDFGTNDDLFKDGEDSFEAILQKIENAQSNVQRLRTRLETVMLKNGVKFSSSENLNLLAPYDAQTSAAQSPAFSAGNGESMSFGPIFVQENLDDLEFNTLLSDGSEIPDIIESTVGLHPATDVTLHQPQRLESGENQNIDYPHLQNKGIDQPIDEHPKLEKKDQSISSLGARPDLVTGHTLVQDKASLKSRLTSDVPYTLYRRKRGERKARPVGWNMRSSGDPDSS comes from the exons ATGACTGTTCTAGCATGCCAGGAGTCTAGCAATTTCATGAGGATGCCGAGTAAAAGCTTAACTTATAAGAGCTATGAGGACACTCTCAGAGAAATGGAAGCTTTCTTGGATGGAAAGACCGATAATGCACAAAGTACAAATGAGGTTTATGCCGATATAACTGAACCCATGAATTCGAGTGCCATCAGGCTGCCTGATTCTGAAGATGCAGATGCAACCGAGAATTCCAGCTCATTTGGTGATACTGCTTCGAGAAGTGAGAATGTTTCTGGAACTAGTGATGCTGAAGTGGAGTCTGAATTTCGTGTGGACAATGGTTTGGCATCTACCTTGGACAGTTATGGTAGTGTTTTTCCAGTGAG GAGAAAGAAACTGACAACTCATTGGAGGAGTTTCATACAGCCGCTTATGTGGAGGTGCAAATGGACAGAATTAAAGATAAAGGAGTTGGATTCACAAGCATTGAAATATACTCGTGAGCTTGAAGCAAATGAACAAGGTAAAATGTCTGAACAACATCAGCATACATCAGACTTTAGTTCGAAATCTTTTGCATATTTCAACCACTCAGGCAAGAGGAAGTTCATGAAAAGACGAAAACGGAAACTTGTGGAGAATGTGGCTGATATATCATCTTATATGTCTCACCACCAACTTTTCTCCTATTTAG AAAATAAGCATTTTGAATATGATGCCGCTTCAGCCATAGGTGGTGATGTTAATATAG ATTTATGTTCTAAGAACGATGATTTTGGCACGAATGATGATTTGTTTAAAGATGGTGAAGATTCCTTTGAGGCgattcttcaaaaaattgaaaatgcgCAATCTAATGTTCAGAGGCTTAGAACCCGACTTGAAACAGTGATGTTAAAAAACGGTGTGAAGTTCTCCTCCTCAGAAAATCTTAATCTCCTTGCACCTTACGATGCTCAGACAAGTGCCGCCCAGAGCCCTGCTTTCTCAGCAGGTAATGGGGAGAGTATGTCTTTCGGTCCCATTTTTGTTCAAGAAAACTTGGACGACTTGGAATTTAACACTCTGCTATCCGATGGTTCTGAGATTCCCGACATAATAGAAAGTACAGTCGGATTACATCCCGCTACAGATGTTACTCTGCACCAACCACAGAGATTAGAATCTGGTGAAAAT CAGAATATAGATTATCCACATCTACAAAACAAGGGTATTGACCAGCCAATTGATGAGCATCCTAAGCTGGAAAAGAAAGATCAGAGTATATCAAGTCTAGGAGCCAGACCTGATTTAGTGACTGGACATACCCTGGTTCAGGACAAAGCATCGTTAAAGTCTCGTTTGACTTCCGATGTTCCATACACTTTATATAGACGAAAGCGAGGTGAGAGGAAGGCTAGACCCGTTGGTTGGAATATGAGGTCTTCAGGTGACCCAGATAGCAGTTGA
- the LOC130825982 gene encoding uncharacterized protein LOC130825982, which translates to MTEKPKKGQITEEDNCTLLQRYPASTILALLREVSQIADVDAKIDWHALVNKTETGITSAREYQILWRHLAYRHPLFDYIAPDEPPIDDDSDLEFEVECPDVSTADALDASNCVKVLISKAPNSRMHNNSSFEVPRISSENPQIQKCSQAAGTFGRGLGENVSTSNIQKKRKRSSEEKDSEPIADVGKGGFKRERSSKRAQKAHTAKKNPGSSNNPAACKRRPDMDALNNALKLALDDNLSARGGIVKISAVKSNLPVTKVTPSQQQPSPVPAEASSEKPAPLGSSSKFCPQKMASTQSSVSADRFQAAHLLPRPAS; encoded by the exons ATGACTGAAAAGCCGAAGAAAGGGCAAATAACCGAAGAAGATAATTGCACTCTCTTGCAGAg ATATCCGGCGAGTACAATTTTAGCATTGTTACGAGAGGTATCGCAAATTGCAGATGTAGATGCAAAGATTGATTGGCATGCGTTAGTGAACAAAACAGAGACTGGAATTACAAGTGCCAGAGAATATCAGATATTATGGCGTCATTTGGCATATCGTCATCCTTTGTTTGATTACATTGCTCCAGATGAACCGCCTATA GATGATGACAGTGACTTGGAGTTTGAAGTAGAATGCCCTGATGTCAGCACCGCCGATGCGCTGGATGCTTCCAATTGCGTAAAG GTTCTTATTTCGAAGGCCCCCAACTCTCGTATGCATAACAACTCTAGTTTTGAGGTGCCAAGGATTTCATCAGAAAATCCACAAATTCAGAAATGCTCACAAGCTGCTGGGACATTTGGCAGAGGGCTGGGAGAAAATGTATCAACAAGCAACattcaaaagaaaagaaagaggtCATCGGAGGAGAAAGATTCAGAACCTATTGCTGATGTTGGGAAGGGAGGTTTTAAGCGGGAAAGAAGTTCAAAGCGAGCCCAG AAGGCACATACTGCTAAGAAAAATCCAGGGAGCTCGAACAACCCGGCGGCTTGCAAACGCCGTCCTGATATGGATGCTTTAAATAATGCACTTAAATTGGCTTTGGATGATAATTTATCAGCACGTGGTGGCATTG TCAAAATAAGTGCCGTGAAAAGTAACTTGCCAGTTACTAAGGTTACACCATCTCAACAGCAACCCTCTCCGGTTCCTGCTGAAGCATCTTCTGAGAAACCTGCACCATTGGGCTCTTCATCAAAGTTTTGTCCTCAGAAAATGGCATCAACACAATCGAGTGTCAGTGCAGATCGTTTTCAAGCTGCTCACTTACTGCCGAGGCCTGCATCGTAG